A DNA window from Methanococcus voltae PS contains the following coding sequences:
- a CDS encoding tyrosine--tRNA ligase: MNANEKFDLVKRNSVEIIGEDELKEMLSDETNKREKIAYIGFEPSGKIHMGHYLQIRKMMDLHKAGFKVVILLADFHAYLNQKGTLEEIRELGEYNRSVFEAMGLEADYVYGSEYQLGAQYTEDVYKLALKTTLKRARRSMEVIAREDDNPKVAEVVYPLMQVNDIKYLKVAVAVGGMEQRKIHVLARELLPNMDFETPICLHNPVLSGLDGVGKMSSSKGNLIAADDEDSDINKKIKEAYCPMKEVSGNPILEIAHYYLDYPAELKRPEKYGGNIVFNTYEELEKAYVEGLHPMDLKNMVAEAMIKIVTPIREKMKEMNI; encoded by the coding sequence ATGAACGCTAATGAGAAATTTGACCTTGTTAAAAGGAACAGTGTTGAAATTATCGGAGAAGACGAATTAAAAGAAATGTTATCCGACGAAACAAACAAAAGGGAAAAGATAGCATACATAGGTTTTGAACCAAGTGGTAAAATTCACATGGGTCATTACTTACAAATTAGAAAAATGATGGATTTACACAAAGCAGGCTTTAAAGTTGTAATTTTATTGGCAGACTTCCACGCTTACTTGAATCAAAAAGGTACCCTCGAAGAAATTAGGGAATTGGGTGAATACAATAGGTCAGTATTTGAAGCTATGGGACTTGAAGCAGATTACGTTTATGGCTCAGAATACCAATTAGGAGCCCAATATACAGAAGATGTTTACAAATTGGCTTTAAAAACTACATTAAAAAGAGCAAGAAGAAGTATGGAAGTTATCGCAAGAGAAGACGATAACCCAAAAGTAGCAGAAGTAGTTTACCCTTTAATGCAGGTAAACGATATAAAATACTTGAAAGTTGCAGTAGCTGTCGGTGGAATGGAACAAAGAAAAATACACGTTTTAGCTAGAGAATTATTGCCAAACATGGATTTTGAAACACCAATTTGTTTACATAATCCGGTTTTATCAGGATTAGACGGCGTTGGTAAAATGTCATCTTCAAAAGGAAATTTAATTGCTGCGGATGATGAAGATAGCGATATTAATAAAAAAATAAAAGAAGCATACTGTCCTATGAAAGAAGTTAGTGGAAATCCAATTTTAGAAATTGCACACTATTATTTAGATTATCCTGCAGAATTGAAAAGACCTGAAAAATACGGTGGAAATATCGTATTTAACACCTACGAAGAATTAGAAAAAGCATACGTGGAAGGATTACACCCAATGGACTTAAAAAATATGGTTGCAGAAGCAATGATTAAAATTGTGACCCCAATTAGGGAAAAAATGAAAGAAATGAACATTTAA
- a CDS encoding methanogenesis marker 6 protein: MKSKVIMLADDAKTSPSKLFRYLNSLEEDINVKETCFGAFIEGEDELVDKIADKVRDLEKNKIFCKDRGFPIWDKRRCRAFRKGGPREGFHQLEAEHRALKTISEGLDEYESEKSTYENVQELKKKVMEEYDKTLKKSEKVSVGSFAKIAEEYKSDDASKTKKAKN, from the coding sequence AATCAAAAGTTATAATGCTTGCAGATGATGCAAAAACTTCACCTTCTAAACTTTTTAGGTACTTAAATTCTTTAGAAGAAGATATTAACGTAAAAGAAACTTGTTTTGGTGCTTTTATAGAGGGAGAAGATGAATTAGTTGATAAAATAGCAGATAAAGTTCGAGATTTGGAAAAAAATAAAATATTTTGTAAGGATAGGGGCTTTCCAATATGGGATAAACGTAGATGTAGGGCTTTTAGGAAAGGAGGCCCTAGGGAAGGTTTCCATCAACTTGAAGCAGAGCATAGGGCTTTAAAAACTATATCTGAAGGTTTAGATGAGTATGAATCTGAAAAATCTACCTATGAAAATGTTCAAGAATTAAAAAAGAAAGTTATGGAAGAATACGATAAAACCCTTAAAAAGTCTGAAAAGGTTTCGGTGGGTTCTTTTGCAAAAATTGCAGAAGAATATAAATCAGATGATGCATCAAAAACTAAAAAGGCTAAAAACTAG
- a CDS encoding 2-oxoacid:acceptor oxidoreductase family protein: MEKCDIIISGVGGQGIVLASRLIATMALRKGYKISTAETIGMSQRGGSVVSNLRLDSHRKGSLIPKGQANVIIGFEPAEAYRYNEYLNKDTKVLLNSNPIYSSSKTPENEIYSKKEVIKIIELFDKNNTLTACNFNKMALEFGNLKTMNIMMIAIACFNNYLPFSVDELNSTIKEEMPSKIKDINLKAVEFAINNFEKYANINSNNVIKI, encoded by the coding sequence ATGGAAAAATGTGATATAATCATATCGGGCGTAGGAGGTCAAGGTATAGTTTTAGCATCACGTTTAATAGCAACCATGGCGTTAAGAAAAGGTTATAAAATAAGTACTGCAGAAACTATCGGAATGTCGCAAAGAGGTGGTAGTGTGGTAAGTAATTTAAGATTAGATAGTCATAGAAAAGGTTCTTTAATCCCAAAAGGGCAAGCAAACGTTATTATAGGTTTTGAACCTGCTGAAGCTTACCGATACAATGAGTATTTAAATAAGGATACTAAAGTATTATTAAATAGTAATCCAATATATTCAAGTTCTAAAACGCCAGAGAATGAAATATATTCTAAAAAGGAAGTTATTAAAATTATTGAACTATTTGATAAAAATAATACTTTAACAGCATGTAATTTTAATAAAATGGCTTTAGAATTTGGAAATTTAAAAACTATGAATATTATGATGATAGCAATCGCATGTTTTAATAATTATTTGCCTTTTTCAGTAGATGAATTAAATAGCACAATAAAAGAAGAAATGCCAAGCAAAATTAAGGATATAAATTTAAAAGCCGTAGAATTTGCAATTAATAATTTTGAAAAATATGCGAATATTAATTCTAACAATGTTATTAAAATTTAA
- a CDS encoding mechanosensitive ion channel family protein gives MEFINDMLFGNPIYKYFYFIIYVLLGILVAKLIKKLLEYRLKNKIKNGRNGIDCIFIDSAITPIVIFIFTSAVRYASLSLTLEPHCRVLLNDAISISYIIAMVLFTMSFIDKMFVHYINPRIEDSDNRLHGHILPPVRKLLKIMIILGAIILALENMGFNIATVVAGLGIGGLAVALASKPTLENFIAGIIIYTDNTFITHDWIKWDTGQGFVEEIGLRSTKIRSFDDSLLIIPNMDIINSEIENKSARRKRRTVVTLGLTYDTSKEEIIKATNIVKKILNDEEGVVDPIRVNFTNYGSYSLDIRVEYYVNNLSYDYYLNTCENVNLKIREEFEKENLDFAFPSQTLYLSKENIENTN, from the coding sequence ATGGAGTTTATAAACGATATGCTTTTTGGAAATCCAATATATAAGTATTTTTATTTTATAATTTACGTTTTATTGGGAATATTGGTTGCAAAATTAATAAAAAAATTATTAGAATATCGATTAAAAAACAAAATTAAAAATGGAAGGAATGGAATAGACTGTATTTTTATCGATTCAGCAATTACTCCAATTGTAATATTTATATTTACTAGTGCAGTCCGATATGCGTCTCTTTCTTTAACTTTAGAACCACACTGTAGAGTTTTGCTAAATGACGCAATATCAATTTCATATATTATTGCGATGGTATTGTTCACAATGTCATTTATTGACAAAATGTTTGTACATTATATCAACCCGAGAATTGAAGACTCTGACAATCGATTGCATGGTCATATATTGCCACCGGTTCGAAAATTATTAAAAATAATGATTATTTTGGGAGCTATAATTTTAGCACTGGAAAATATGGGTTTTAATATTGCCACAGTAGTTGCAGGTTTGGGTATTGGTGGTTTAGCTGTAGCTTTGGCTTCAAAACCTACTTTAGAAAATTTCATAGCGGGAATTATAATTTATACAGATAATACATTTATAACTCACGACTGGATAAAATGGGATACTGGGCAAGGTTTTGTTGAAGAAATAGGACTTAGAAGTACAAAAATACGTTCTTTTGATGATAGCTTGCTAATAATACCAAATATGGATATAATAAATTCGGAAATTGAAAATAAAAGTGCAAGAAGAAAAAGAAGGACAGTTGTAACACTGGGACTTACCTACGATACTTCAAAAGAAGAGATTATAAAAGCAACAAACATTGTAAAAAAGATATTAAATGACGAAGAAGGGGTTGTAGACCCCATAAGGGTTAATTTTACAAATTATGGGTCTTATTCTTTAGATATACGTGTAGAATATTACGTTAACAATCTAAGTTATGATTATTATTTAAATACTTGTGAAAACGTTAATTTAAAAATAAGGGAAGAATTTGAAAAGGAAAATTTGGATTTTGCATTCCCATCGCAAACATTGTATTTAAGCAAAGAAAATATTGAAAATACAAATTAA
- a CDS encoding replication factor C large subunit, whose protein sequence is MEWVEKYRPKSMNDVAGQNKIKEELTNWIEEYLQNGGYHKPLLLAGPPGCGKTTLAYALANDYNFEVIELNASDKRNKNVIQQVVGTAAVSKSLSGRRSLIILDEVDGLSGNEDRGGVSEIIKVAKTAKNPIILTANDPYKLNLSSLRNSVHLVNVNSVHTNSIPPVLRRIALQEGYEVDPKAIKMIASHASGDLRAAINDLESLLIGRTTPMETEDVRNLADRDSKGNIFDAVRIALKTTHYDIAVSTSRDLKEDIGTVQEWLAENIPREYQKPHEIAKAYDYISKSDIYLGRVYRRQHFGFWKYASALMTAGVALSKDEKYRGFIRYSPPTIFTKLSRSKVHRQKTKAVALKIGQKVHLSSKRAMEYMRLLPLIFENDIDASIGLIEYFELTRDEVEFLSKKTIATKIFKQIQKDEKEQAKARKKELKEMKKSNKESNGESKTTTKTKSKKDKSSNSSKENGNSLEKFLNPTKVKKEIEIEVETEVEIEKKEDNSDNLKNMPKSQITLDNFF, encoded by the coding sequence ATGGAATGGGTTGAGAAATATAGACCTAAATCTATGAATGATGTAGCAGGGCAAAATAAAATCAAAGAAGAGCTTACAAATTGGATTGAAGAGTACCTTCAGAACGGCGGATATCATAAACCGTTATTACTTGCCGGACCTCCAGGCTGTGGAAAAACCACTTTAGCGTACGCTTTAGCAAATGATTACAATTTTGAAGTAATAGAATTAAATGCAAGCGATAAAAGGAATAAAAACGTAATTCAACAGGTTGTAGGTACCGCTGCAGTTTCAAAATCATTGAGCGGTAGGCGCTCATTGATAATTTTAGACGAAGTGGACGGTTTGTCAGGTAATGAAGATAGGGGAGGGGTTTCGGAAATTATAAAGGTTGCTAAGACTGCAAAAAACCCGATAATACTTACAGCGAATGACCCGTATAAATTAAACTTGTCTTCTCTTAGAAACTCCGTTCATCTTGTGAATGTGAATTCAGTACATACTAACTCGATACCGCCAGTACTTAGAAGAATAGCATTGCAAGAAGGCTATGAAGTTGACCCAAAAGCTATTAAAATGATAGCATCACATGCTAGTGGTGATTTAAGGGCTGCCATAAATGATTTGGAATCATTACTAATCGGAAGAACTACACCAATGGAAACCGAGGACGTAAGAAACTTAGCAGACCGAGATAGTAAAGGAAATATATTTGATGCAGTTAGGATTGCATTAAAAACCACACACTATGATATCGCAGTTTCTACGAGTAGAGACTTGAAGGAAGATATTGGAACGGTTCAAGAGTGGTTAGCTGAAAACATACCTAGGGAATACCAAAAACCACACGAAATAGCAAAAGCTTATGACTATATTTCCAAATCAGACATTTATCTCGGTAGAGTTTACCGTAGGCAACATTTTGGATTTTGGAAATATGCTTCAGCACTAATGACTGCAGGTGTTGCATTATCCAAAGACGAAAAGTATCGAGGATTTATACGATATTCGCCCCCTACAATATTTACTAAATTAAGTAGGTCTAAAGTACATCGTCAGAAAACTAAAGCAGTAGCCTTAAAAATAGGTCAAAAAGTTCATTTATCCTCTAAACGTGCTATGGAATACATGAGACTATTACCTTTAATTTTTGAGAATGATATAGACGCTTCAATCGGATTAATTGAGTATTTTGAATTAACTAGGGATGAAGTAGAATTTTTGAGTAAAAAAACTATTGCAACCAAAATATTTAAGCAAATTCAAAAAGATGAAAAAGAACAAGCCAAAGCAAGAAAAAAAGAACTTAAAGAGATGAAAAAATCAAATAAAGAAAGTAATGGCGAGTCTAAAACTACTACTAAAACTAAAAGTAAGAAAGATAAATCATCTAATTCTTCGAAAGAAAATGGAAATAGCTTAGAAAAATTCTTAAATCCTACTAAAGTGAAAAAAGAAATAGAAATAGAAGTTGAAACAGAAGTTGAAATCGAAAAAAAAGAGGATAATTCGGATAATTTAAAAAATATGCCTAAAAGTCAAATTACATTAGATAATTTCTTTTAA
- a CDS encoding phenylacetate--CoA ligase family protein gives MSNKNIDNNGNKDKNKNKNKNHKKIDLLIDLVKRAKKGTFYKEKLKDIEVSEIKTLEDIQKLPFTTKSELRKAYPLGLSAVGEEEIVRIHSTSGTTGEPVIIPYTKKDVEVFTDMMSRCYEVAGVISTDRVHITPGYGLWTAGIGFQLGAEKMGAMTIPMGPGNTEKQLKMMVDLKSTVLTSTSSYALLLAEEIHKRGISDKICLRKGIIGSERWSEKMRNRIEKELNMETYDIYGLTEVYGPGIAIDCDEHDGLHYWNDYLLFEIIDPITGKVLPDGTIGELVITTLVKEGAPLIRYRTGDLTQIMTGKCSCGAKYPKISRILGRSDDRIKIKGVNIFPQQIEKVIECLDELCSEYQVVLTKNEGRDNMLLRVELKKELIIDSKALLKLEQEVQKKFKNFIGIKIDVECVNSGELPRSEKKSKRIIDKRL, from the coding sequence ATGAGTAATAAAAATATTGATAATAATGGCAATAAGGATAAAAATAAAAATAAAAATAAAAACCATAAAAAGATTGATTTATTGATAGATTTGGTAAAAAGGGCTAAAAAAGGAACATTCTACAAAGAAAAATTAAAAGATATCGAAGTTTCAGAAATTAAGACACTCGAAGATATTCAAAAATTACCTTTCACTACAAAATCAGAATTAAGGAAAGCTTATCCCCTAGGACTGAGTGCAGTAGGTGAAGAAGAAATCGTTAGAATCCATTCAACGTCTGGAACAACTGGTGAACCGGTTATAATCCCTTATACGAAAAAAGATGTTGAAGTATTCACAGACATGATGTCAAGATGTTATGAGGTTGCAGGCGTCATAAGTACTGACAGAGTCCATATAACGCCAGGTTATGGATTATGGACTGCAGGGATTGGTTTCCAATTAGGTGCTGAAAAAATGGGGGCTATGACTATACCGATGGGTCCAGGAAACACGGAAAAACAATTAAAAATGATGGTTGATTTAAAATCAACAGTATTAACCTCTACTTCATCATATGCCTTACTTTTAGCAGAAGAAATTCACAAAAGAGGTATTTCTGATAAAATATGCCTTAGAAAAGGTATAATCGGTTCTGAAAGATGGAGCGAAAAAATGAGAAACAGGATAGAAAAAGAGCTAAATATGGAAACATATGATATTTATGGCTTAACCGAAGTTTACGGTCCTGGAATAGCTATAGACTGTGACGAACACGATGGATTACATTATTGGAATGATTATTTGTTATTCGAGATAATAGACCCGATAACAGGCAAAGTTTTGCCAGATGGAACAATTGGGGAGCTTGTAATAACAACACTCGTAAAAGAAGGTGCTCCACTTATTAGATATAGGACAGGGGATTTAACACAAATAATGACTGGAAAATGTAGCTGTGGTGCTAAATATCCAAAGATTTCAAGAATTTTGGGACGTTCGGACGATAGGATTAAAATTAAAGGAGTAAATATATTCCCTCAACAAATTGAAAAAGTAATTGAATGTCTAGACGAATTATGTAGCGAATACCAAGTAGTTCTCACAAAGAACGAAGGTAGGGACAATATGCTTTTGAGAGTGGAGTTGAAAAAAGAATTAATTATTGATTCAAAAGCTCTATTAAAATTAGAGCAAGAAGTCCAGAAGAAATTTAAAAACTTCATTGGTATTAAAATTGACGTAGAATGTGTAAATTCTGGAGAATTACCTCGTAGTGAGAAAAAAAGTAAAAGAATCATTGATAAAAGACTTTAA
- a CDS encoding thiamine pyrophosphate-dependent enzyme, with protein MGNEAIALGAIHSNLSVATGYAGTPSTEVMETIIKEVNRMDKISDDTTIYVEWSTNEKVALENAIGASYSGANTIVTMKQVGLNVASDPLMSLTYLGTNGALVIVVTDDPTPHSSQTEQDTRYYGSFANVPVFDPCDAQEAYDLTKYAYEISRKYKTPVILRSTTRLSHGYNDVLIDKVMDNELIERLKTEKSNIGFIKDPNWAIMPKLVSKNHPILEEKQLKIAEDFSNSNFNSITVFNNDNNDNKKNKKNLGIITSGVSYYYTLEALNILKEDKKDKEFQNFLDNYNVEILKISMPYPFPESKVLDFIKNNKKDILVTIEELDPVLEDNTLKLIGKYNNNNNNNNNLNNIKFYGKYNLFPKCGEYNVDIVKTLLYKIIKEDNRLECNNKDNMDNKHNNNTSSKIKDEENTKKEITLPVRLPTLCAGCMHRIAFYAFKKVAREFKKQNIETIFSGDIGCYTLGATPPLSATDTCLCMGAGISLATGLSRVNSNTKNIAFIGDSTFFHSGIPAVVNAVYNEADVTIVVLDNETTAMTGHQPHPGTGQKARGNAKIIDIEKVLKSCNVENVQTIDISKFANIEQEDIFKGILKKCKNAMDYEGVSAIIFKGDCVTKKKIKTTKSQKTDAQNLKVVVDENLCNSCKLCINEIGCPALRYDSLNNRIELLDSCTNCGLCINICPKGALSKKL; from the coding sequence ATGGGAAATGAAGCAATAGCTTTGGGTGCCATTCATTCAAATTTATCCGTAGCAACCGGTTATGCAGGAACCCCTTCCACAGAAGTTATGGAAACAATAATAAAAGAAGTTAACCGCATGGATAAAATTAGCGATGACACTACAATATATGTCGAATGGTCTACAAACGAAAAAGTAGCACTCGAAAACGCAATCGGGGCATCTTACTCTGGTGCCAATACCATCGTAACGATGAAACAAGTCGGTTTAAATGTAGCATCTGACCCTTTAATGAGTTTAACATATCTAGGAACGAATGGAGCGTTAGTAATTGTAGTTACTGATGACCCCACACCTCATTCTTCACAAACAGAGCAAGATACTAGATATTATGGTAGTTTTGCAAATGTACCAGTCTTTGACCCTTGCGATGCGCAAGAAGCATATGATTTAACCAAATATGCTTATGAAATCAGTAGGAAATATAAAACCCCAGTTATTTTACGGTCTACCACACGTTTATCACACGGCTATAACGACGTATTAATTGACAAAGTGATGGACAATGAGTTAATAGAACGCTTAAAAACTGAAAAGAGTAACATTGGATTTATAAAAGACCCAAATTGGGCAATAATGCCCAAATTAGTAAGTAAAAATCACCCTATACTCGAAGAAAAGCAATTGAAAATTGCAGAAGATTTTTCAAATTCGAATTTTAATAGTATAACGGTATTTAATAATGATAATAACGATAATAAAAAGAATAAAAAGAATTTGGGGATTATTACTTCCGGAGTTTCCTATTATTACACTTTAGAAGCGTTAAACATATTAAAAGAAGACAAAAAGGATAAAGAATTTCAAAACTTTTTAGATAATTATAATGTTGAAATTTTAAAAATAAGTATGCCTTACCCATTCCCGGAATCTAAGGTATTAGATTTTATAAAAAATAACAAAAAAGATATATTGGTTACAATAGAGGAACTTGACCCAGTTTTAGAAGATAATACGTTAAAATTAATTGGAAAATATAATAATAATAATAATAATAATAATAATTTAAACAATATTAAATTTTATGGAAAATACAATTTATTCCCAAAATGTGGGGAATATAACGTAGATATAGTTAAAACGTTACTATATAAAATAATTAAAGAAGATAATAGGTTAGAATGTAATAATAAAGATAATATGGATAATAAACATAATAATAATACTAGTAGTAAAATTAAAGATGAAGAAAATACCAAAAAAGAAATAACCTTACCTGTGAGGTTACCAACATTATGTGCAGGCTGTATGCACAGAATTGCATTTTATGCCTTTAAAAAAGTTGCAAGAGAATTTAAAAAGCAAAACATTGAAACAATATTTTCCGGAGATATAGGTTGTTACACACTCGGAGCGACCCCTCCTTTGAGTGCAACCGATACATGCTTATGTATGGGTGCAGGAATTAGCTTAGCAACCGGTTTAAGTAGGGTAAATTCAAATACTAAGAATATAGCATTTATAGGCGATTCTACATTCTTCCACTCTGGAATACCTGCAGTAGTGAACGCTGTTTATAATGAAGCAGACGTTACAATAGTTGTTTTAGATAACGAAACAACAGCAATGACTGGTCATCAACCGCATCCTGGAACTGGACAAAAAGCAAGAGGAAATGCGAAGATAATTGATATTGAAAAAGTTTTAAAGAGCTGTAATGTAGAAAACGTCCAAACAATAGATATAAGTAAATTTGCAAATATCGAACAGGAAGATATTTTTAAAGGTATTCTCAAAAAGTGTAAAAATGCAATGGACTACGAGGGAGTTTCCGCAATTATATTCAAGGGGGATTGCGTAACAAAGAAAAAAATAAAAACAACAAAATCTCAAAAGACCGACGCTCAAAACTTAAAAGTAGTCGTTGACGAGAATTTATGTAATTCCTGTAAGCTATGTATCAATGAAATAGGTTGTCCTGCACTGAGATATGATTCATTAAATAATCGCATAGAACTTTTAGATTCTTGTACAAATTGTGGTTTATGTATTAACATATGTCCAAAAGGTGCATTATCTAAAAAATTATGA